The nucleotide window GGCTTTGAACTTGCGGTGCCTCTGCTGACCTGGGAGCGGGCTGATCTGCATGTTGATGTTTCTCCCGGCCATTTTCGGAGCTTGGTCACACTGCCCCATGGTCTTGAGATCTTCGCTGATCTTTGCCGCGAGCTTGTGGCCGAGCTCCTGGTGGGCCATCTGGCGGCCACGGAACTGGAGCTGGATGCGCACTTTGTGCCCTTCTGCGAGGAAGTCCTCGGCATGGGTGATTTTGATGAGGTAATCGTGCGGGTCGATGCCGATGCGGAACTTCAGTTCCTTCACTTTGCCGCCCTTTTGATGCTTGTGGGCCTCTTTCTTGTGCTTTTCCTGGATGTATTTGAATTTGCCGTAGTTGACGATTTTGCACACGGGCGGGTCAGCCATCGGGGCGACCTCGACGAGGTCGAGTCCGCGCTCTTTGGCCAGCCGCAGGGCCTGATGCGTGGCCATGATGCCGTATTGATGATGACCTTCTTCATCGACGACGCGAACTTTTGGAGCACGGATGCGCTCGTTGATGCGATAAAGCTCATTGCTATGGCGTCAGCGGTCGCGATCACGGCCACCTGGGCGATTGCCACCGCCGCCAGATGGTGGGCGGGAGCCACCACCCATCGGGGGCCTGTTTTGTCCCGGAGGGCCGCTGACTCCACCACCGAAGCGATTTCCACCTGCGCCAACAGCACCACCTGCTCCGACACCCCCGATGCCCGGTGGGCGTGGAGGACCACTCCCTTGCGGACGCGGAGTGAAGGTTCCTTGTTGCTGCGGCCTCGGCGGGGGGGGGGCGAAGTTACCGCTGTTCAGGGTTTGGAATGGATTGCTAATGGTTGACCTCCAGGTGTGTTGGGATTTTCCAGCTCGGGTTCATTCCCGGCAAGGAAAGGGTACGGAAGACGGCACGCTGTTTCACTCATATCAGCATGGGGCCGCCTGTGGCATGCGACGCGTCCCTGTCCTCCGGTGAACCGGATGATGGTGGCGCTGGATCGTGTCTATCATGCAAGAAAGGAAATCGGGAAAAAGCCTCCTCGGCGGCTGGATTCAGCCAGGTGCGAGAGGCATGCGCATTTTACGCAGGATATAATAGGAGCTTTCAAAGAGAACGGCAAGATTTCATTTCTATCTCGCTAAATCAGACCCCGCTCAGGCTGCGGCACCGCCCCCACGGCTGCCGTAATGCCCCGCCACGACTTCTGCGCTGGGTTCTTTGATGTCATACACAATGTGCAGCCACCCGAGCACCCGCAGGACGTAGTAAGTGATGTCGATCTCCCACCAGCGGAAGCCCTGACGGGCACAGTACTGGTAGTAGTGATGATTGTTATGCCAGCCCTCTCCCAGCGTCAGGATGGCGAGGATAAGGGAGTTTTTGCTCGATTCGCCCGTCTCGTAGCGCCGTGTACCGAGCATGTGGCAGAGGCTATTGATGAAGAATGTGGTGTGATAAAGTACCACGGTGCTGAGACAGAAGCACCAGAGGAAGGCAGGTAGCCCACCCAGCCCGAAGCACACCAAGATCAGCGCCAGCGGTGGGATGAAGTGATATTTGTTCAAAAAGACGAGTTCGGGGAACTTCGTGAGGTCCTTCACTCGCTTCTCATCATAGTCCTCGTAGTCAGGGGCGAGAATCCAGCCCACATGTGCCCAGTAAAAGCCCTGTTGTTTCACGCTATGAATGTCCTCTGGCTGATCGGAGTGCTGGTGATGATGGCGATGATGTGCCGCCCACCAAAGTGCTCCCTTTTGCGCTGACATACCGCCGAGGAAGGCCAACACGAACTGGAACCAACGGCTCGTCTTGTAGGAACGGTGCGAGAAGTAACGATGGTATCCACCAGTGATGCCGAACTTCCTCACGAGAAAGAGTCCCAGTGCTGTCCACAGCATCCAGGGCTCTGGCTTGAAGAAAAAGGCCAACAATGCCAGTGCGTGAAACGAAAAGAAAAGAAGAGCTCCCGGGGAGAAGTAAGAGGCTTTGACCACGAGCGTGACGATCTAGGGTTTAGCTAACAGAGAAATGGTGGTGATAAGGTGCGAAAAAACGCCACTCATGGTGCCCGAGACCTCGCTTTTCGCAAGCTCAATGATCCTTCCCGCAAACAAGGCACATAAAACGATTGCCCCGGCCTTCGATCTCGTAGCTACGCCCACCACAGAAGGGACACCGCACGGCGAACCACGCCCGCACCGCCCAGCGTGCAAACATGTAGGCCAAAATAAATACAACCAGTAGCGCTGCGATGAGCACCCCCTGCTGCATCTTAAACCAAAACTGGAGCAAGCTCGCCAAGTAACACACCACCGCCGCAAAAATCGGCGGCCCTAGGAAGCTCAGGATGAAGTGCTGGGAGGAGTTCAGCATGGAAAAGAATGCGCCGCTATCCTATCGCGATGAATCAGCACTACGCAAGCCTGCACGCATCGCTTCTAGCGGTGCCTCACCGCCGAACCAGTGCTCGAAGGAGATCGCCCCCTGGTGCAGCAGTAGGGAGAGCCCATCTGCTGCCTTTGCCCCCACACGCCGTGCATCAGCCAGCAACGGCGTCTCTCCCCCCGCACGATAAACCATGTCATAGACGCAGTGCCTGCTCTCTAGTGCCTCGGCTGGCAACAACCGCTCATCGCTCTCCTTCATCCCCAGTGATGTCGCATTCACGATCAGATCACATTGCGCCAGCTGTTGCCCCAATTCCGCTCCATCCATGGCCACCACGCCTACTTGCGTCGTAGGGCTGATCTCTCGGATCTCCTGCATCAGAGCCAGTGCTTTTTCCTGAGTCCGATTGGCCAAAAGAATCTTCCCGCAGCCCACCAGCGCACTCTGTACAGCCACCGCACGGCCCGCGCCGCCACCAGCACCCAGGATCAGCACACGCAGATCCCGCACCTCGACTCCAAAGGCCTCTCGCACGCTGCGCAGGAAGCCGGGGCCGTCACTATTGTAGCCATGCAGCACCCCATCTCGGATCGCCAGCGTATTGACCGCACCGAGCCGCTGCGCCAGCGGATCGACCACATCCACCACATCCAGCGCCTCGAATTTATGCGGAATTGTCACATTCACTCCCAGGAAGCCCAGCGCCGCGAAACGCCGAAAAGCCTCCCCTACCCTGCCCTGCGGCACCTGCACACGGATATACTGCGCCTCCACACCGCGAGCCCGCAGCGCCGGATTATGCATCTGCGGACTGCGTGAATGCGCGATCGGATCACCGATCACCGCCAGCCGCGCTGGCGGAATCAGCCGTTGCATCGCCACTGCGTCGCCCATCAGATCATCGAATGTCAAAAACTCGCCCATGCGCATGTCTTGGCGTGAAACAACAAAGTGTCAAAGCGAGTGACCACTAACCGGAGCCAAAGCTAGCTCTCCTCTCGGTAGATTGCCCACCCATAAGCCCCAGCGATCAAGGGAGCGATCAAAAAAACAACCCGGAGAGCTACGTCGTTAAGCATTTCGCGCTCATGGAAGCCACGGGATGAGGTTGGTCCCGAAAAATATGCCTCCACCACCATGGCTGCCAACAACAGCAATAAGAAGCTTCCTAGCAATATGAAGGCTGGCTTGCGAGGACCTGAGATCAATCCACTCACAATCGAATAGAGCGAGCCCAGCAAGAGAATGATCAGCCCAATTAAAGCAGGTGTTTCGTCATTCATTATCGGAAGGCTGGTCTGAATCAAGGTTCATAAAATTGCGTTGAGCCTTGTACGCAAAAACGCCAAACAACGCCGCAGGAAGCCCGATGGCCATCTTTTCATCTCTTTTTCCCAGCACGCCAAAAAAAACGCCAAGCAAGCTTGTCATCAGCAAATATTTCCAATGTGTGCCGCCAGTGTTGCGAAGGCCATATATAGCAATGAACAAAGGAAAGAAGCTGAACAACAGCATGTAGAAAGACCATTTTTCCATCACAAGCTCATGAACGTCTTGGATTGACGACGCGAAGGTAATTGCCGACAAGAATAGCATAGTTGAAAATACGAGTTTACGAACTCAGTCTCAAGCACTTTCCCACCGACCCGTTGGGCGAAGAATCACGGGGCGCACCCCTCGACTCGCCTTCCCTCCACGCTGCATCGCCACTGCGTCGCCCATCAGATCATCAAATGTCAAAAACTCGCCCATGCGCATGTCTTGGCGCAGAACGCATCCGTGTCAAAGCGCCCGCAATTTTCCCCTCGACACCCCGTTTGCATTCAGCCAGCACTCATGCCTTCCAAGAAATCCCTTCCATCCTCATGAAACTCCTCCTTCCCCTCCTCACTCTCGCCGCAGGTATTTACCTCGCCGCCGCGGCCGATACAGCCGTCAAGCCCCTGCGCATCCTCATCGTCGCTGGCGGCTGCTGCCATGACTACGCCCAGCAACCGATCGCCCTCAAAGAAGGCATCGAAACACGGCTCAATGCCATCGTCGACATCGCCTACAACCCCGACAAGAGCACCAAAGCCACCTTTGAAATCTACAAAGCCAAAGACTGGGACAAAGACTTCGACGTCATCATCCATGACGAATGCAGCGCTGACGTCACCGATCCCGCCTACGTCGGAGCCATCCTCGGAGCCCACAAAGCAGGCAAACCCGCCGTCAATCTCCACTGCGCCATGCACAGCTACCGCTGGGGCAATTTCCGCGAGCCTGTGAAGCCCGGTGCCGACAATGCCGGCTGGTACGAATACCTCGGTCTCCAATCCACTGGCCACGGCCCCCAGCAGCCCATCAGCATCACCTTCACCGATAAAGACAGCCCCATCACCCGTGGCCTCGAAAACTGGACCACCATCAACGAAGAGCTCTACAAC belongs to Verrucomicrobiaceae bacterium and includes:
- a CDS encoding translation initiation factor IF-3 is translated as MNERIRAPKVRVVDEEGHHQYGIMATHQALRLAKERGLDLVEVAPMADPPVCKIVNYGKFKYIQEKHKKEAHKHQKGGKVKELKFRIGIDPHDYLIKITHAEDFLAEGHKVRIQLQFRGRQMAHQELGHKLAAKISEDLKTMGQCDQAPKMAGRNINMQISPLPGQQRHRKFKAHLKGITEHHDSKFQEGHDPREDLHDEEDEHDHEDEKPAPTEDAPASQEVKKAPIEVKKLPSRQNPALRCCRPWSNG
- a CDS encoding acyl-CoA desaturase produces the protein MLWTALGLFLVRKFGITGGYHRYFSHRSYKTSRWFQFVLAFLGGMSAQKGALWWAAHHRHHHQHSDQPEDIHSVKQQGFYWAHVGWILAPDYEDYDEKRVKDLTKFPELVFLNKYHFIPPLALILVCFGLGGLPAFLWCFCLSTVVLYHTTFFINSLCHMLGTRRYETGESSKNSLILAILTLGEGWHNNHHYYQYCARQGFRWWEIDITYYVLRVLGWLHIVYDIKEPSAEVVAGHYGSRGGGAAA
- the aroE gene encoding shikimate dehydrogenase — its product is MGEFLTFDDLMGDAVAMQRLIPPARLAVIGDPIAHSRSPQMHNPALRARGVEAQYIRVQVPQGRVGEAFRRFAALGFLGVNVTIPHKFEALDVVDVVDPLAQRLGAVNTLAIRDGVLHGYNSDGPGFLRSVREAFGVEVRDLRVLILGAGGGAGRAVAVQSALVGCGKILLANRTQEKALALMQEIREISPTTQVGVVAMDGAELGQQLAQCDLIVNATSLGMKESDERLLPAEALESRHCVYDMVYRAGGETPLLADARRVGAKAADGLSLLLHQGAISFEHWFGGEAPLEAMRAGLRSADSSR
- a CDS encoding ThuA domain-containing protein — translated: MKLLLPLLTLAAGIYLAAAADTAVKPLRILIVAGGCCHDYAQQPIALKEGIETRLNAIVDIAYNPDKSTKATFEIYKAKDWDKDFDVIIHDECSADVTDPAYVGAILGAHKAGKPAVNLHCAMHSYRWGNFREPVKPGADNAGWYEYLGLQSTGHGPQQPISITFTDKDSPITRGLENWTTINEELYNNIQVLTGKPLASGKQIVPPKAKKGEQLPPDAKPTEANAVVAWTNEYGPNKTKIFSTTIGHNTATVMDPHYLDLITRGLLWTTGHLTEDGKPAAGYGK